The following proteins are co-located in the Polystyrenella longa genome:
- the plsY gene encoding glycerol-3-phosphate 1-O-acyltransferase PlsY → MFDALLIGLFAYICGSIPFAWLIGKWIGGIDIRTVGSGNVGATNIGRTMGARWGICVLVLDALKGLLPVLLLPPLFTDADAPDFVHLKVIAAVAAILGHMCPVWLGFKGGKGVATALGVVLVLSPYASLGALVAFGIVFAWKRIVSIASIFAVLAFGITHFCVIGKEAFSSVYWSLSLFAIAAPLLIIWRHRSNIVRLIRGEEKAFVSGKIDPKMEAEIEQETETESEADQR, encoded by the coding sequence GTGTTCGATGCGCTTCTGATCGGGCTGTTTGCTTACATCTGCGGTTCGATCCCTTTCGCCTGGCTGATTGGGAAATGGATTGGTGGAATCGATATCCGCACTGTCGGTAGCGGGAACGTCGGGGCGACAAACATCGGTCGCACGATGGGAGCCCGCTGGGGAATCTGCGTTCTGGTATTGGATGCATTAAAAGGTTTACTGCCGGTTCTGTTACTGCCTCCGCTATTTACCGATGCCGATGCCCCCGACTTTGTTCATCTCAAAGTCATCGCCGCCGTCGCCGCCATTCTGGGCCATATGTGCCCCGTCTGGTTGGGATTCAAAGGAGGCAAAGGAGTTGCCACGGCGTTGGGCGTGGTTCTGGTGCTTTCACCTTATGCCTCATTGGGGGCGCTGGTCGCATTTGGAATTGTGTTTGCCTGGAAACGAATCGTTTCGATTGCCTCCATCTTTGCCGTCCTCGCTTTCGGGATTACTCACTTCTGCGTGATTGGAAAAGAAGCCTTTTCTTCTGTCTATTGGAGCCTGTCGCTGTTTGCCATCGCCGCTCCGTTGTTGATAATCTGGCGACATCGTAGCAATATTGTCCGCTTGATCCGTGGAGAAGAAAAAGCCTTCGTCAGCGGGAAGATTGATCCGAAAATGGAAGCTGAAATCGAACAAGAAACCGAGACTGAATCAGAAGCCGATCAACGCTGA
- a CDS encoding SDR family oxidoreductase — MTTPEPTIHELFSLKEKVAFISGATGYLGSAMARALAEAGANVVVSSRSQERGDEFAATLPVEGNQQHYAVVMDQKDEVSIKSAFASACELAGKVDVLFNNGTQGDGHDWNDVSYEQFVTQVENSAGYFVLGREFRNHIVERKTTGSLILIGSMYGVVASYPDAYEGVCNASPVGYHALKGGIIHMTRHLAAYWAQDGVRVNCLSPGPFPNFDIAPAEMIKRLETKNPMKRMGHPHELKGAAILLASEAGSYITGQNLLVDGGWTAW; from the coding sequence ATGACGACCCCGGAACCGACAATTCATGAACTCTTCTCCTTGAAAGAGAAAGTCGCTTTCATCAGTGGTGCAACCGGGTATCTCGGTTCGGCCATGGCCCGCGCCCTTGCGGAAGCAGGCGCAAATGTCGTCGTGTCCAGTCGCTCCCAGGAACGGGGCGATGAATTCGCCGCTACGTTACCTGTCGAGGGAAATCAACAGCATTACGCGGTTGTCATGGATCAGAAAGACGAAGTGTCGATCAAGTCGGCTTTTGCATCCGCCTGTGAACTGGCAGGGAAAGTGGATGTCCTGTTTAACAATGGAACTCAGGGAGACGGGCACGATTGGAACGACGTTTCCTACGAGCAATTCGTAACGCAGGTGGAAAACTCAGCCGGCTATTTTGTACTGGGCCGCGAATTCCGGAATCATATCGTCGAACGGAAAACGACGGGCAGTCTGATTCTTATAGGTTCGATGTACGGCGTCGTCGCTTCGTATCCCGATGCGTATGAAGGTGTTTGCAATGCCAGTCCGGTTGGATATCACGCACTCAAAGGGGGCATCATCCATATGACCCGCCATCTCGCCGCTTACTGGGCACAAGATGGGGTGCGCGTGAATTGCCTCAGTCCGGGACCGTTCCCTAATTTTGACATCGCTCCTGCAGAAATGATCAAACGACTCGAAACCAAAAACCCGATGAAACGGATGGGGCATCCCCACGAGTTAAAAGGAGCCGCCATCTTGCTCGCCTCCGAAGCGGGGAGCTACATCACCGGCCAGAACTTGCTCGTTGATGGTGGCTGGACCGCCTGGTAG